From Ochotona princeps isolate mOchPri1 chromosome X, mOchPri1.hap1, whole genome shotgun sequence, one genomic window encodes:
- the LOC101536527 gene encoding cofilin-1-like: MASGVAVWDGVIKVFNNMKVRKLSTPEEVKKRKKAVLFCLSEDKKNIILEEGKEILVGDVGQTVDDPYATFVRMLPDKDCRYALYDATYETKESKKEDLVFIFWAPECAPLKSKMIYASSKDAIKKKLTGIKHEFQANCYEEVKDRCTLAEKLGGSAVISLEGKPL; encoded by the coding sequence ATGGCTTCTGGAGTGGCGGTGTGGGATGGTGTCATCAAGGTGTTCAACAACATGAAGGTGCGCAAGTTGTCGACGCCGGAGGAGGTGAAGAAGCGCAAGAAGGCGGTGCTGTTCTGCCTGAGTGAGGACAAGAAGAACATCATCCTGGAGGAGGGCAAGGAGATCCTGGTGGGCGATGTGGGCCAGACCGTGGACGACCCCTACGCCACCTTCGTCAGGATGCTGCCCGACAAGGACTGCCGCTACGCCCTGTATGACGCCACCTACGAGACCAAGGAGAGCAAGAAGGAGGACCTGGTGTTCATCTTCTGGGCCCCAGAGTGTGCTCCCCTCAAGAGCAAAATGATCTACGCCAGCTCCAAGGACGCCATCAAGAAGAAGCTGACAGGGATCAAGCACGAGTTCCAAGCCAACTGCTACGAGGAGGTCAAGGACCGCTGCACCCTGGCCGAGAAGCTGGGGGGCAGTGCAGTCATCTCTCTGGAGGGCAAGCCCTTGTGA